The DNA region AGATCTCTGTGTGGGTCACGATCTCAAAAAGGGTCACCTGTTTAGAGAATTTTCCCTGGTCAGGTCACTATACAAACTCCTGGTGTAGTTAGAGTACAACATACTGTAATGATGCTTTCAATGCCACCACAAGAGTAAATATGTTTTTCTAGCTGCACAGTATGTATTGTGTAAAACATAGTGTCGACAACCACACAGCTGTTGTTGTATCTCTCAATCCCTGCATGGTACTGCCATCACACTGACCCCACACTGTGACAATAGTGTCACACATTATAATCCTCAAGCTACCTTTCTCTATGGATGAATAGGACAAAGTTCCTCACCTATTTTGAAACCACCTGCCTGTATGATGGAAGAAGCGGAATCCAAAGTCAGTATCTACAATTCTTAAACAGGATTTGATCCCTAatgttggtgtctgtgtgtgtttgatccCTAatgttggtgtttgtgtgtgtttgatccctaatgttggtgtctgtgtgtgtttgatccCTAATGTTGGTGTCTGTATGTGTTTGATCCCTAATGTTGGTGTCTGTATGTGTTCGAtcctgccaggtgtgtgtgtccatgagGTCATCCATGCTGGTCCTGCTCCTCATGGTCAGTGCCCAGGCAGTGGCCACCATGGGAGGGGACTTCTGCCCCCCGGTCTCCGCTCAGCGGCAAGGACCTGCCCCCAAAAGGACCCCTAACTCTGCCCCCACCGTGGATCCCAAACTGTTCACCAAGCGACGCTACCATTCGCCCCGCGTTCTCTTCAGCGCCCAGCCGCCCCACACAGAGCCCATGGGACGCCAGTGGTCCGGGGCCAGCAGGGGAAGGCGCAGGGTTGGCCAGCCGAAGCACCGGGGGGTGtactctgtgtgtgagagcgtcAGCGTCTGGGTAGGCAACAAGACCAAGGCCACGGATATATCTGACAACGAAGTGGAGGTGCTCCCGGACGTCAACATTAACAACGTGAAGAAGAAGCAGTACTTTTTTGAGACCATGTGCCGTGGCGCACGGGGGGGCAGCACTGGCTGCCTGGGCATCGATGGGCGACACTGGAACTCCTACTGCACCAACTCGCACACCTTTGTGCGGGCGCTGACTTCCTTCAAAAACCTGGTGGCCTGGAGACTGATCCGCATCAATGTGGCATGTGTCTGTGTGCTTAGCCGAAAGTCCTGGCGACAGTGACCGTGCTCTCACTGGTCATGTGGTCACTGCAGTACTGATGACAGGACCACTTGGTACTATCATGTGGTCACTCCAGTACTGCAGTCCCAACCACCCACCACCAACCCACTGGAGTGCTCTGAGACTCTGCCCCACCACAGCCCTCACCTAGCCCTCTGCACAGAGTAAATTATTGATTATGAGGACTGCAAGTATATAAACCAACTATTTGTTtatcagttgttgttgttgttttgttgttgatatTGTTATTTATTAAACACCTCAGTACATGCACTGCATGTTGTTTGGCGTTATTGTCTGGGTGGTGGCTGTCACAGAGACCAATGAACAACAGGCAGACTCCTAGGAGACACTACTGTGTAATGTCAAAAGAAGTGGCTACACTTAGAGGTTTTTAAAACTGTATAAAAGTCTGCTCCATGAGAAGGTGGATGAATAGAAACATACGGCACCATTTTGAGGTCCTTTGGTCAGCATTTGGCTCATGCCTTCTCTGTAATTTATCTATATTACTTCAGAACAAATTCAGTTCTGTTTTTCCCAATAATGTCAATTTCAAGAAGGATGAACAAGCCATATCTAAAATAAAATGTCCCTGTGGATAACATTTCTTTCCACGGGCTGGCTTTCCCAAAAGCCTCAGTCCGTTTGCATCATGGAGAGAAATAACATGGAGAGAATAGTTAAGGTCCTTGTTAGCTACGAAGCCTTTAGGAAATTTGTTCATCACCCTTGAAAGGTTTCGCGTAACCTCCGTAGCTAAAGTAGCGCGTTCATTTCTCCCATATTTAGCTTATTTCACCCATGACTAAATACAAATATACACAATACTGACACTGACCAATGCTTTCTGGAAACGCACACCACACAGCGTCCATCAGACACTTTTAATGTGGTCCAGCAGTCCTGGCTAGGTGGTCTAAATCAAGGGATTGGAATCTCCTCCTGGCTGCGTGGAGCATTTCCACAGCCCAAACACCCAGCTGgacagccatccatccatccaccgcCTGGCTATAACCACAGGACCTGGGCAGGTTGGGTGTAAACACTAAAAAAGGTCAGGTTAACCACAGAGCAATGAGGTCACATCTTTGGAGCGAGCTACAGTACTGGTCTTCAACCCTAAGCCTGAAAAGACCCACATGGTCTGACTTGTTGTAATGTATGTATTGTATATTATGAAAGTTTACACAGATAAATATGTATTTAATGTATGTGGCATATGTATTTAATGTATTATGTGTGGCATATGTATTTATTCAAAACTTACTAATGGAAAATAAAACTTGAATTTGTTGGGGGGTTTTCCAGCCCAGTGCTAACACACCTGGTTCAATGTGTCCAACTAATCATGAAGCCCAtgattacactcttagaaaaaaaggtgctatctagaacctaaaagcattcttcagctgtccccataggagaaccctttgaagaacccttgttggttccaggtagaacacttttggttccaagtagaaccattttgggttccatgtagaaccctttcaaagagggttctacatggaacccaaaatggttctacattgaaccaaaaagggttttacctggaaccaaaaagggttctccaatggggacagccaaagaacccttttggaacactTTTTTGAATCAAGTTTAATTATTGTCTGGAACAAAAACATGCATACATGTGGGTTTCCTGGGACTAGGACTGAAGAACACTGATCTACAGTCTGAGAGTTTACAGAAGTCATAGTTAGACAGTATACTTTGATCCCAAAGCCAGAAATATAAGAGCAGACCAGCATTTTTGTCCCATTACCTGTACACAACTGTTTCTGAGTAGTTTTCAGAGCCCTTGTTCTGTTAATTCCAGAGGAAGTAGAGGTGATGTGTTTGTTTACATAACCTAAGTGGCATGCTGGTGAAGAATGCAGACAAAGTATAGACCAAGGACGTATTGGCTAGTAATATGTATCTGAAACTACTATTTTTGACCCATAGTTCTACAACCAATGCTGTCTCGATTGCAACTCCCAGTTTCCCACATCTATTATTAACACTGTATTTGGACGAATAGCATGCCTACTGCGCTTAAtttcaaatacacacacaaatgcattttTATTTCACTGTGATATTTGAAAGGCTGACCTTTTAAGGGATGTTTTAAAGTTGAAGAAGAGCCAAACCCTGAAACAAGGTTTGCCAACATTGAATAGTGGAAAGTAAACCACATGTCCACACTCCCCTCTGGTGTTCTTTAAGATGATCTACAATCTCCCTACAGTTCAATGACTGCACTACACTGACCATCGCCCATCCCATTCATACTGTCATAGACCGCTGGTACGATTCTGGTCATGGAAAAAGGACAGGTAAAGACAAACACAAACTCCTCTCAGAGTAGTAATGTTAAACCAACAATCTCTATGCATGAtttctcctgtagctcagttggtagagcatggcgcttgcaacgccagggttgtgggtttgtttcccacggccagtatgaaaatgtatgcactcactaactgtaagtcgctctggataagagcgtctgctaaatgtctaacaTTTCTTTACCAGCTAGTTACATTTAATAACCAGGAACTATTCCTAGTTGAAAAACAACAAACATTTAGTTTCAAAAATATTTGTCAAACAGGGATTTGACCATTATGTAATGACCCAATATAAATGCTTCAGTTATTTGTCATGTCCTTCACCAGAGAGAAATACAATGTTTAAGTTTTTTGATCCACAGGCTAGTTGGAGAAAGCAGCCATTCTGACACAGAGCCAGAAGGGGTCACTGTTTACCTCCTTTCAACCaacacacagtcaaaacaaagtgAGCAGAGATACTGTAGCTTTGACCTTCACTGCCACAACTGCTTGACCTCCTTCATACCCATGGACAAGAGACCCAAAGAATACAAGTTTAGAGTTCCTCTCCTAGTCTTACAATGAAAAGAAAACAAAAGATAACTtaactgtaaaaaataaaatatatatatatatatatatatatatatatatatatatatatatatatatatatatatatatatatcatttggCTGAATTAAACAATGATATGGcagttttgatcacgcggactgggatattttgcgggttgcctctgagaataacattgactcggtgactgagttcattaGGACATgcataggggatgttgttcctacTGTGACGATGACAACCTATCCAAACCAATAACCGTGGATAgatgcagtggcgattttagaaTGTAAATCTTggtagatgcatgccagcaaagccactatacaacacaacacaacactaaacaatacatgaattgcactataacgggtacaaacggtgcccacaaactgttagggcctacctaaagctgtcccaacagcagagctttcttttcagcaccatggagtgaatccttaccaccgctacacctggctatcagcggagccttgtctggcagcgaaacagttcattcagcctcatttactgccttttttaaaaaacatagctgatatggctgacttgcttaaacaaatgtggtttctactgacaattgagatgtacaaactatggcataagggaacgacgagcggataagaggcaatccgtaatttcaattaagacattaatgagcgagctaggacagacgtagtcaatataactatttgttcagcacttttgaaatgtacagcaacagaattcagaacgtgggccgttcttacagtactctccctgtacaccaagtcagaaccgtaggataaataaagggggcatataagcagacaatgaaagctcttacaatattcaatgattacatttctctaaaactggctataggctacatgtgcaccaccaagtcagaacagtaggctaagttatgaggggaaaagggaccaaattattagggtgaggcacatgggctactaacagcttactacacaacatacacttagtattactttcttagctacagtatacatatctccctggcatattacatcattatgcagcagcatacaatacatttttggactcaccttgatGTTCTGTGCTCAcatgaacaggaaggtggcgcggcgatccttcttgtgggcaaattttgtcatcaaactttgtcatcaaagtctggcattctctggattggatttatggtgctttcaagacaactgggaactctgaaaaaaacaaggtcgaatcatgacgtcagtgatcttcaggtcggaactctagaaagaggcccgagttcccgacttggaattccgagttgaatgactgttaaaaatgtattttcccagtcgtagctcgtttttttcagaattcccagttgtcttgaactcactgtgaagtctgagatttcccagttccaagttttcagttgttttgaacgtggcagagGTCATGCTggattcaaccttttctggcccatggtgttgtatatgaatgtttatccttttaagcttggaaaagagacccttaaacacACACTtcgaccacacacccactccactgagtAGCAGGATAGTGATTGCTTtgaacgcttgcagttagccagggattccttccaaaccactcattgttgaatttgcgatttccaacttgttgtgtaatgtccaatggccgatgagcaccgatacgttttatctataatttatcttcatatgacaaggattgaaaaggatttgccagtagattgtcgacttgattcatgatgatgactccttgtctagcttgctagctaagattttgaaagtatgacgttgacatgatcagtccaatcaaagctacggtagatataacgtgatttgacgttaTTTTATCTgtagccaatgaccttgagccttcttggatgggcacttctaatgtaaatctatggcagcacccaaggagcTTGatttttcgagctctccccgtagacttttaggtgacgtagtgtccccctgagtgacagaacactgagccaatcacggcgcaactagagaacattaccaatacCTACGTtccgtattttccactggctgccacaccaccacagaaagcactgaccTAGGcggaaacacctgcattttggagctgccttactcaagaaagcaaaacatatatatatttttttacattgtttgcaaactgatatgtgaccggtattaatgccaaaataatatACAAAACAggccattattttttttttttatagctcaacaggtggggctcaaaactgGTGGGgctctgaatgacgggtcgccactggatagatggcagcattagaCGTaaacacggcaaggtgactgtgaACATGGACGAGtacaaacagtccagttatgccctccgtaaggcaatcaaacaggcaaaaggtCAGTAAAGAGACAAAGTGGaatcgcaattcaatggctcagacacgagacgtatgtgacagggactccagacaataattgattataaagggaaaaccagccacatcacGGGCATGACGTCTTGCTCcctctggacaagaggaatacctatgtaagaatgctgttaattgactacagctcagccttcaacatcatagtaccctccaagctcatcattaagctcgggccctgggtctgaaccccgcacTGTGCAACTGGgtactggacttcctgacgggccgccccccggTGGTGAAGgtgggaaacaacacctccactacgctgatcctcaacacaggggccccacaagggtgcgtgctcagccccctcctgtactccatgttcacccgTGACTACGTGGCCATGcacatctccaactcaatcatcaagtttacaGACGACATaacaatggtaggcctgattaccaacaatgatgagacagcctacagggaggaggtgagggccctggcagaatggtgccaggaaaataacctctccctcaacgtcaacaaatcaaaggagctgatcgtggacttcaggagacagtaGCGGGAGCACGcctccatccacatcgacggggccgcagtggagaaggtgaaaagcagtttggggaaaagtacccaattgtcatacttgagtaaaagtaaagagaaagcttaatagaaaataactcaagtaaaagtgaaagtcacccagtaaaatactacttgagtaaaaatctaaaagtatttggttttaaatatacttaagtatcgaaagtaaatgtaattgctcaaatatacttaagtttcaaaagtaaaagtacaattataaatcatttcaaattccttatattaagcaaaccagacggcaccattttcttgttaatttttttatttacagatagacatcggcacactccaacactcagacatcatttacaaactaagcatgtgtgtttagtgactctgccagatcagaggcagtagggacgaCCAGGGATGTTCACTTGATacgtgtgtgaattggaccattttcctgtcctgctaagcattcaaaatataacgaggacttttgggtgtcagggaaaatgtaaggaATAAAAagaacattattttctttagaaatgtagtgaagttaaagtaaaagttgtcaaaaatataaatagtaaagtaaagtacagatacccaaaaaatcGACTTAAGTAGTACACCActggtgaaaagcttcaagttccttgacgtacacatcactgacaatctgaaatggtccatccacacagacagctgtgtgaagaaggcgcaacagtgcctcttaaacctcaggaggctaaataaATGTGTCTTGGCCCCTACGACCCTCACAAAcgtctacagatgcaccattgagaacatcctgtagtgctgtatcaccgcctggtacagcaactcttttatttatttttttcacctttatttaaccaggtaagccagttgagaacaagttctcatttacaactgcgacctggcccagagaaagcaaagcagtgcaataaaaacaacaacacagagttacatatggggtaaacagtggtcctctgtagctcagctggtagagcatggcgcttgtaatgccagggtagtgggttcgatcctcgggaccacccatacacaaaaaaaaattatgcacgcatgactgtaagtcgctttggataaaagcgtctgctaaatggcagatTTTTATATtataaacaaaacatgaagtcaaaaatacaacagaaaatatatatacagtgtgtgcgaatgtagtaaattatggaggtaaggcaataaataggccatagtgcaaaatagttacaatttcgtattaacactggaatgatagatgtgcaaaagatgatgtgcaaatagagatactggggtgcaaattagcaaaataaataacaatatggggatgaggtagttggatgggctaattacagatgggctgtgtacaggtgcagtgatcggtaagctgctctgacaactgacgcctaaagttagtgagggagataagagtctccagcttcagagatttttgcagttcgttccagtcattggcagcagaaaactggaaggaatggtggccaaaggaggtgttggctttggggatgaccagtgagatatacctgctggagcgcagactacgggtgggtattgctatggtgaccagtgagctaagataagacaaggatttgcctagcagtgatttatagatgacctggagccagtgggtttggcgacgaatatgtagtgagggcctgccaacaagagcgtacaggtcacaatggtgggtagtatacagggctttggtgacaaaacggatggcactgtgatagactacatccaatttgctgagtagagtgttggaggctattttgtaaatgacatcgccgaagtcaaggatcagtaggatagtccgttttacgaggtcatgtttggcagcatgagtgaaggaggctttgttgcgaaataggaagccgattctagatctaacttttgattggagttgcttaatgtgagtctggaaggagagtttacagtctaaccagacacctaggtatttgtagttgtccacatactctaggtcagacccgccgagagtagtgattctagtcgggtgggcgggtgcaagcagcgttcggttgaagagcatgcatttagttttactagtgtttaagagcagttggaggctacggaaggagtgttgtatggcgttgaagctcgtttggaggtttgttaacacagtgtccaatgaagggccagatgtatacaaaatggtgtcgtccgcatagaggttgatccgagcatcaccagcagcaagagcaacatcattgatatacacagagaatagagtcagcccgagaattgaaccctgtggcacccccatagagactgccagaggtccagacaacaggccctccgatttgacacattgaactctatctgagaagtagttggtgaaccaggcgaggcagtcatttgagagaccaaggctatttagtctgccaattagaatgcggtggttgacagagtcgaaagccttggccaagtcgatgaagacggctgcgcagtactgtcttttatcgatcgcggttataataacTGCAttgtccgcaaccgcagggctctgcagagggtggtgtggttTGCCCAACTTATCATTTGGGGTACACTGCCTGTCCTCCAGGACATTTACGgcacctggtgtcacaggaaggccaagaagatcatcaaggacctcagccacccgagccatggcctgttcaccccattACCATCTACAAGGCGGGGTCAgtgcaggtgcatcaaagctgggaccaagagactgaaaaacagcttctatctgaaggccatcagactgttaaatagtcaccactagtcagcctctgcccagtaccctggcctgaactttagtcactgtcactaaccggctaccacccggtcctcaaccctgcaccttagagactgctgccctatgtacatagagtcattgaacactggtctctttaataatgtttacatactgttttacccacttcatatgtacatactgtattctagtcatagTCTAGTCATAGTCTTATTCtgtcataaggtgaatgcaccaatttgtaagtcgctctggataagagcgtctgctaaatgacgtaaatgtaaatgtaaatgtaaatgtagtcaagGTCTATCCTATATAACTAttactgtacatatactattctaccCCACatattctacagatatactacatattctatccatatcCTGTCCATAacgtcatatatatatatatatatatatatatatattccagactctgacattactcgtcctaatatttctatatttcttaattccattattttactttttatatttacgtgtattgttttgtattgttttgtattgttagatattactgcactgttggagctaggaacataagcatttcgctacacccacaagtaacatctgctaaatatgtgtatgcgatgcgaccaataaaatgtggtTTGATTTAGATTTTCACCCAGTATCTCTGAATCATATGCTAGCACATTGTATTATTTTACAATCATATATTTGGTGGAAATTCAATACCACCAATATTTCTTATGTATCAAAACTTGTTCAACAAACTATTTTGTCAATAGTGACTGATGAACAAAATGTCTTCGCATTTTTGCCATCTGATTAATTTGTACCACTCATAAACCAATGACGGAAATGGGCGGTCCTACAACGAGTGTAAAGCTTCTCCAATGTTGTCATTTTGAGATTGCAGCGCGGTTTGTAGACTATTGTTGATGTCAAAGACCAGTCATTTCCAACCCACATGTAGAACAAAGTCTCACTGTCTTATTGTCATAATTTTATTGGTCGTATTAGAGACGGATTCATAGAATCATGAGTAAAGTGCAAGGTGGGATGAAATGCGTGAAATATCTCCTTTTAGTTTTCAACTTCATATTCTGGGTAAGTGTTGATCCTACTACCGATCCATTAATATACATTTATTCAATCATAAACATCGTTGCATGTGTGCAGAATTGATCGTGATTTATAGTGACTCTTCATACATTGCAGATGCTTTTTGCAGCAAGTGCATCTCTCACGCTGCTGTAGCCGATTCATTTCTATTCTTCTCCCGGTCCGGAGGGAAAGTTAATTTCTTCTATTGTTGTCGGATTTTTATCAACGTAACTCATTTTCACGGAAGCATGTTGTTACCAAATATAATCGTATTCTCTTATTTGATGGCTGAGATAGAACATTCTTACCAaaccacgcacgcacacacacgttatATTACATGACTTCAAGGACATGTTCTCATGATAACTCATTTAACCACGACTCGCCTCCCTCCAGATACAGATGGTATGATTTTagtttgatcactcttttgttgagAATTTGCGTATGAGCTTCATGATTTACGTACATTTACTGAAAACCCGCACTAACACttggttatattaacagtattgcacttttgaAGTAGACTATTTTTGTCTCGTTTATAGCCTTACCACTGACCAAGCAACTGGACTAATGAACTaaatgttcaaatcctgttgcagCAGGATTATTACATCTGTATTTGAGATTCTGAGGTCACAGTCCTTAACTGGACTGACTGAACTTCATGTTTATTGTCAACACAAAGTGTGAATTAACCTCCACATAAAATGTTATTTAAATATTAATGTAATGGTTTATGCAATTGTACAATTTCAACAGCTATTACAGCAGTATGCATAGTTTGCGGTAGACACTGTTGTGATTTACACTGTATGAAGTTTCTctaatttcaacagtaaaacactgtagaaTGCACAATAAATACTACAAATGTGTTTTAGAGAATtcattatggtgcattgtgggaaagtATTGTGGGCGGGGAACGAGTCTCTGCAGATTAACATATTTTAGGGCTTGCTTTGTAAGAGGCTGTATTTGATACACTggtgagtgagaatgctgtacatCCACAGGATAcagtaatatactgtatttaACGAATTCTACAAACCTTGTCCTGAAAATTTACATTAACTGCTGGcagtaatttactgtaattcagaatacagtactgtactgcatTTTTTGGAAACCTTTTGAACACTAGTGAGTAGTGATGGGAAACAAAGCTTCCTGAAACATTGAGTttttccagccaattgtgtcgAAAATAGGTTCATTACTCTGAGCTTCATTATCCGTTCGCAATGCACACTGTTacatctgctggtcagcaataaatagcaACGTGTGATTATCAGATAGCGGGGGTTTTTTCTCcactgatttcatcaaaactccGTGGCACAGCAGTAAGTCATTGGCTTTAATAGCCTACAATCAGTTGGATTGCATCTTACATCCTCCCTTTTTTGCCTTCAAGTTTACTATTTTTCAAAACTCaatctatggcattatttaggatgcttTAGACAAGCTTATTCTAAATAAAATGAATTATTTGAACAAGAGCGCAGAATGTGTGGTTTCACATAAAAGTATTTTCAAACTAGTGTGCTTTAAACAGGATTCAACCTCATACCCTCATGTCCCCTACTCTACCTTCTAAGCTACCAGTCAGGTGAATTACATGTACAAAATCCTAGCTATATGTATAAGTACGTTATGCAGTTAAGGTTGGTGTTTGAAAGCAGCTTAATCGAACAAAGCACTGGAACCAAGGTgaaatcagtgggatctcgcattttgcaacacatGGTTTGAAAAAGCACGTGATCAAACGAAGCTGATGACGTACTTCTGATAAAGTCATACACACATTGGCGCACTGCTTCGAAgttacgcctcgatcacaccaacagcgtcattgcgttttggtacaccagaagtacattaatttccaatggaacacTGTGTGTGCCTTGCAGCATtacgttgcagaggcagttgcagtgtgttctgtgtggtgcatacgttggatttatcgaacatgCATCAAATTATATGTGTAGACAGCTTGACAGAAatagtagcagaaggtgaatattgaacttttgttgcacacatatccagatgatgctgcgtaccatttAGAGCAATGACGCTGTAGGTGTATTCAAGACGTTAGCAATTTCGACGCATACATCAGAGCTCCAGTATCAAACATAACATCACTAATAGTGAGTGCATGGTATTGATGTTTCtgactcattaacatattttgaggtgtgtcttgtaagaggctatatttgttgcacccgttaGTAAGAATGTTGTACGAATTTAactgatatgtggtagtggttctCCAACagttacatgtacagtggggagaacaagtatttgatacactgccgattttgcaggttttcctacttacgaagcatgtagaagtctgtaatttttatcataggtacacttcaactgtgaaagatggaatctaaaacaaaaatccataaaatcatattgtatgatttttaagtaattaatttgcattttattgcatgacataagtatttgatacatcagaaaagcagaacttaatatttggtacagaaacctttgtttgcaattacagagatcatacgtttcctgtaggtcttgaccaggtttgtacacactgtagcagggattttggcccactcctccatacagaccttctccagatccttcaggtttcggggctgtcgctgggcaatacggactttcagctccctccaaagatgt from Coregonus clupeaformis isolate EN_2021a chromosome 12, ASM2061545v1, whole genome shotgun sequence includes:
- the LOC121578716 gene encoding nerve growth factor-like; the protein is MRSSMLVLLLMVSAQAVATMGGDFCPPVSAQRQGPAPKRTPNSAPTVDPKLFTKRRYHSPRVLFSAQPPHTEPMGRQWSGASRGRRRVGQPKHRGVYSVCESVSVWVGNKTKATDISDNEVEVLPDVNINNVKKKQYFFETMCRGARGGSTGCLGIDGRHWNSYCTNSHTFVRALTSFKNLVAWRLIRINVACVCVLSRKSWRQ